The following proteins come from a genomic window of Paenibacillus spongiae:
- a CDS encoding MDR family MFS transporter produces MSGIKRGPIVAALIIGAFVAILNETLLNIAFPDLMKEFGIGPSTIQWLSTVYMLVIGILVPVTALLQQWFTTRQMFLSAMILFLAGTVICAAAPSFELLLVGRIVQALGTGLMLPVMMNTILVIYPPENRGAAMGMIGLVIMFGPAIGPTLSGFIIDHLSWRWLFILVIPLAIFSILFASMFLRNVTDLTKPKVDILSIVLSSIGFGGIVYGFSKAGEGSWSDPAVVWTLVAGGIGLILFIIRQLIVREPILDLRAFKYPMFSIVTVLLLVLMMTLFSTMILLPLFLQTALLMTAFKAGLTLMPGGVVNGIMAPISGKLFDKFGPRVLIIPGLVLVLISIFFFKDISVETTAGYVVTLHIVLMIGISMVMMPAQTTGLNQLPRHLYPHGTAILNTLQQVAGAIGTALFISIMSSGTKNYFASNPQATEAEGLVAGLQDAFLIAFLVGIIALVIGLFIKRVNVSPEQEKKEVA; encoded by the coding sequence TTGAGCGGGATCAAGAGAGGGCCGATCGTAGCCGCTCTAATTATTGGGGCGTTCGTGGCGATTCTGAATGAAACGCTGCTCAACATCGCTTTTCCAGATTTAATGAAAGAATTCGGCATTGGGCCTTCCACGATTCAGTGGCTGTCCACCGTGTATATGCTCGTAATCGGCATACTCGTGCCGGTAACCGCACTGCTTCAGCAGTGGTTTACGACCAGGCAGATGTTCTTGTCGGCCATGATTCTATTCTTGGCCGGAACGGTCATATGCGCCGCGGCGCCATCATTCGAGCTGCTGCTAGTCGGCCGGATCGTGCAAGCCCTCGGTACGGGGCTTATGCTGCCGGTTATGATGAATACGATCCTCGTGATCTATCCTCCGGAGAACCGGGGTGCGGCGATGGGGATGATCGGTCTCGTTATTATGTTCGGACCGGCAATCGGTCCTACCTTGTCGGGATTCATCATCGACCATCTCAGCTGGCGCTGGCTGTTTATCCTTGTTATTCCGCTGGCGATCTTCTCGATCCTATTTGCCTCAATGTTTCTGAGGAATGTGACGGACCTGACGAAACCGAAGGTCGACATTCTGTCCATCGTCCTGTCGAGCATCGGTTTTGGCGGGATCGTATACGGCTTCAGTAAAGCGGGCGAAGGCTCATGGTCCGATCCGGCCGTCGTATGGACGCTGGTTGCCGGCGGCATCGGGCTGATATTGTTCATTATCCGGCAGCTTATCGTACGGGAGCCGATTCTCGATCTTCGTGCGTTCAAGTATCCGATGTTCTCGATCGTGACCGTGCTTCTGCTCGTTCTCATGATGACCTTGTTCTCCACGATGATTCTGCTTCCGTTATTCCTGCAGACCGCTCTACTGATGACGGCTTTCAAGGCGGGTCTTACGCTCATGCCGGGCGGGGTCGTGAACGGAATTATGGCGCCGATCTCCGGCAAGCTGTTCGATAAATTCGGGCCAAGGGTGCTCATCATCCCGGGTCTGGTGCTCGTACTGATATCGATCTTTTTCTTCAAAGACATATCCGTCGAGACGACAGCGGGTTACGTAGTCACGCTTCATATCGTACTGATGATCGGAATTTCAATGGTCATGATGCCGGCGCAGACGACCGGGCTTAATCAGCTCCCCCGTCACCTGTATCCGCATGGAACGGCGATTCTGAACACGCTGCAGCAGGTAGCCGGTGCAATCGGCACGGCGCTGTTCATCAGCATCATGTCGTCGGGAACGAAGAACTATTTTGCTTCCAATCCGCAGGCTACAGAAGCCGAAGGCTTGGTTGCCGGCTTGCAGGATGCTTTCTTGATCGCATTCCTCGTCGGTATCATTGCACTTGTGATCGGGTTGTTTATCAAACGCGTGAACGTGTCGCCTGAGCAGGAGAAGAAAGAAGTGGCGTGA
- a CDS encoding TetR/AcrR family transcriptional regulator — protein MEKGTDRLRLEIMRTAQQLFDEHGVEAVSMHQVAKSAGIGQGTLYRRYPNKSSLCLSLMETKFDRFKQSIVDYLQENADAPAVERLSRIMTSLVEFLNEDLEWVKTVFHCERLEDSRDCLFQIPPFIFFRETIQGLLEEAAAKGDLIALDPMFVSSVMASSIRPELMLYLRDSGYSSAQIAEQTVNTFIKPLFIRSGRG, from the coding sequence ATGGAAAAGGGTACGGATAGACTTCGCTTGGAAATTATGAGAACAGCCCAGCAGCTGTTCGACGAGCACGGCGTTGAAGCCGTCAGCATGCATCAGGTTGCGAAGTCGGCCGGCATCGGCCAAGGAACGTTATATCGTCGTTATCCGAATAAGAGCAGTCTATGTCTCAGTTTGATGGAAACGAAGTTCGATCGGTTTAAGCAGTCGATCGTCGATTATTTGCAGGAGAATGCGGACGCTCCGGCCGTAGAGCGGCTCTCTCGGATTATGACGAGTTTGGTTGAATTTCTGAATGAGGATTTGGAATGGGTCAAGACCGTGTTCCATTGCGAGAGGCTCGAGGATTCGAGAGATTGCTTGTTCCAGATCCCTCCTTTCATATTTTTTCGCGAAACGATACAAGGCTTGTTGGAGGAAGCGGCGGCCAAGGGGGACCTCATCGCGCTCGACCCGATGTTCGTTTCCAGTGTAATGGCTTCCTCGATAAGACCCGAGTTGATGCTTTACTTGCGGGATTCCGGATATTCATCGGCACAGATTGCCGAGCAAACGGTCAATACATTTATTAAGCCGCTGTTTATCCGCTCGGGCCGCGGGTGA
- a CDS encoding polysaccharide deacetylase family protein has product MIERQGNRTYWTWLAVVFVVMVCGLARPHEADAQDSKAAQSPVKKQGTVYLTFDDGPSKLTPQVLDILASNGVPATFFVLGESADRYEDTVLRIVNEGHAIGNHSYNHVYKELYEDFMGFWNQVKRTDDILTRITGKHTALLRAPGGTHTNFDASYFKYIREAGYTIFDWNMDSGDSKRRNVPAAEIVRNVKQAKLKDEIVLLMHDGSGHGESVKALPEIIRYFKDKGYQFAILTDRVKPVTFSMGPSKWKRSWTESQHEQAKEAIQKARSGEEWLSLREWVDDKGTVEWNSVTREALLQLEGKSIRLVPSDGQSVLIADGESSGVTEPMFRIENNRIYILKSAAGELFP; this is encoded by the coding sequence ATGATAGAGAGACAGGGCAATCGGACGTACTGGACTTGGCTGGCTGTGGTGTTTGTTGTAATGGTATGCGGATTGGCGCGGCCGCATGAAGCGGATGCGCAGGATTCCAAGGCCGCACAATCCCCGGTTAAGAAGCAGGGCACGGTCTATTTGACGTTCGATGACGGCCCGAGTAAGCTGACGCCTCAGGTGCTCGATATTCTCGCAAGCAATGGCGTGCCTGCCACCTTCTTCGTGCTGGGAGAATCGGCAGATCGTTACGAAGATACCGTCCTTCGGATCGTGAACGAAGGGCATGCGATAGGCAATCATTCGTACAATCATGTCTATAAAGAGCTGTATGAAGATTTTATGGGGTTCTGGAATCAGGTGAAGCGGACCGACGATATTCTAACCCGCATAACGGGAAAGCATACGGCACTGCTGCGTGCGCCAGGAGGGACGCACACGAACTTCGACGCGTCCTATTTCAAGTATATACGCGAGGCCGGTTATACGATATTCGACTGGAATATGGATTCGGGTGATTCGAAGAGACGGAATGTGCCTGCCGCAGAGATCGTCAGGAACGTAAAGCAGGCGAAGCTGAAGGACGAAATTGTCTTGCTGATGCACGACGGGAGCGGGCATGGCGAGTCCGTCAAGGCGCTGCCTGAAATCATCCGATATTTTAAGGATAAGGGCTACCAGTTCGCTATTTTGACGGATCGTGTTAAGCCGGTAACCTTCTCTATGGGCCCGTCGAAATGGAAGCGGAGCTGGACGGAAAGCCAGCATGAACAAGCGAAAGAAGCGATTCAGAAGGCGCGTTCCGGCGAGGAGTGGCTGTCGCTCCGGGAATGGGTCGACGACAAAGGGACGGTGGAGTGGAATTCGGTCACGCGGGAAGCGCTGCTTCAGCTTGAGGGTAAATCGATCAGGCTTGTCCCGTCCGACGGTCAGTCTGTGCTGATCGCAGACGGCGAGTCTTCTGGCGTAACGGAGCCTATGTTCCGGATCGAGAACAATCGGATCTACATCTTGAAATCGGCTGCGGGGGAGCTATTCCCTTGA